In a single window of the Bactrocera dorsalis isolate Fly_Bdor chromosome 2, ASM2337382v1, whole genome shotgun sequence genome:
- the LOC105231070 gene encoding uncharacterized protein LOC105231070, which translates to MDSRLLNVFHDDPFDGSYTQLNTDFWSSESDTMGQLTETLNGILPIPADAEHDADIYNNAMLATEDNFRIANKIDVTTNFQNKELLIYDDFAQHQLPADGGIEIITVDPNSLDSDTEDSNDNNDLSSNEDKNIILNYADFDDNQSQYSEATFRTRTDSSSIGDYESHTSDYDDSSDEEDVAKDMINNQLVDINEDKKPDALLLGVDEIPDLSVGLLAADGIDLDTGFQLPLEDISAGNKNRTMSTNTIGSDVDVNNFDLAEFINNDDLTLTVPKVNTQIINNVTQTNTPVHTKRLAAIPVKTNIDSDSDAESDVIVDIETVDVDMDKSLWKMATGSAVATEENIVNDITYEDNVKKDPFWSPKPTKKQENMPKEIKARPTTTAIAPSLTTNNASNTRNFTIVPNKRQCDILKGKSGAIKNKSTSKQNVGKSAAKKGSEATTGNTSKAGSLTCRVGVGQGGKNLALLSQTFSANDTKPENNKTAETIVEKPKVMKPTVQEKQVMPKESEKVEDVERTKLAVKRKLNLEEYKRRRGDKNISRQTESNTMSTETEAANASGASSIQVKHSQEVTTVVKTLRNQNNKKQPIDPITEAKNKVLRMQELKRAQQLKIIDSTISAKVPRVTKLPPLKDIVKDTYCGGKDRHNQTSTGSKLHPDYEEVIIVSAGNNTDISIPPLNMLPINTCERSLLKSSALLYSMPNGLPSSSSLIASIQDVVVQKVVGPEKSNLTNGVTTPVSQKTQKTAEQHGEDKVIMHLRKDRIRPRTVSMGIQTDPQPGFTCLPPIPRKPRAERSYRKHSGGKAIGDDTDSDASCDRSYNRHRNRSRSPINRSRSRSMESLASSTERSVNTRQSDMAGGYSSRSSRRHRSSISSSYSESGRMSRNTQRQPRTSYKKRTKKYARNSSASSSQSSSDRSGRSRNRSRSRSRSPFYRRSYSRSRSRSRSISVASSRFRKPGGNKNFPGNNVSQPAVEERRIVYVGRIEEETTKEMLRRKFLPYGTIKQISIHYKDTGMKYGFVTYERSQDAFTVIDSSARDPTINMYDISFGGRRAFCRSSYADLDNAGINTYHSIVFPKVEAPPKEEDSFEALLQKVKAKMSANKGSGGANANKA; encoded by the exons ATGGATTCACGGCTTTTGAACGTGTTTCACGATGATCCGTTCGACGGCAGTTACACACAACTCAACACAGATTTTTGGTCGAGTGAAAGCGa CACAATGGGACAACTTACGGAGACATTGAATGGAATTTTGCCTATACCTGCAGATGCTGAGCACGATGCCGACATATACAATAACGCTATGCTCGCAACAGAAGACAATTTTCGGATAGCAAATAAAATAGATGTTACcacgaattttcaaaataaagaatTG CTGATTTATGATGATTTTGCGCAGCATCAATTGCCCGCAGACGGCGGTATCGAAATCATTACTGTGGATCCAAATTCATTAGACTCGGATACAGAGGATTCAAACGACAATAATGATTTGTCAAGTAATGAAGACAAAAATATCATTTTGAATTATGCAGATTTCGACGACAATCAAAGTCAATACAGCGAAGCTACCTTTCGTACGCGCACAGACAGTTCATCGATTGGTGACTATGAATCACACACAAGCGACTATGACGATAGTTCAGATGAAGAAGACGTTGCGAAAGACATGATAAATAATCAGCTTGTTGATATAAATGAGGACAAGAAACCTGATGCACTACTATTAGGCGTAGATGAAATTCCAGACTTAAGTGTAGGTCTATTAGCTGCCGATGGCATAGATTTAGACACAGGGTTTCAGTTGCCCTTAGAAGATATTTCAGCAGGCAATAAAAATCGTACTATGAGCACGAACACTATTGGCTCCGATGTAGAtgttaataatttcgatttagCGGAATTTATAAACAATGACGATTTAACATTAACTGTACCAAAAGTGAATACACAAATTATTAATAATGTAACACAGACTAATACGCCTGTGCACACAAAACGCTTAGCAGCAATACCTGTAAAAACTAATATCGACTCAGATTCCGATGCGGAATCGGATGTCATTGTCGATATTGAGACTGTAGATGTAGATATGGATAAATCCCTGTGGAAAATGGCAACTGGAAGTGCTGTTGcaacagaagagaatattgtaAATGATATCACATATGAGGATAATGTAAAAAAGGATCCGTTCTGGAGTCCAAAACCCAcaaaaaaacaggaaaatatgCCAAAAGAG ataaaagcTCGACCAACCACCACAGCAATTGCTCCAAGTCTAACTACAAATAATGCGTCAAATACACGAAACTTCACAATTGTGCCAAACAAGCGTCAATGTGATATTCTTAAAGGCAAATCTGGCGCCATTAAGAATAAGTCAACTTCAAAACAGAACGTAGGCAAGTCCGCTGCTAAGAAAGGGTCAGAGGCCACAACAGGCAATACGTCCAAGGCTGGTTCACTCACCTGCCGTGTGGGTGTGGGGCAAGGTGGCAAAAACTTGGCTTTGCTTTCACAAACTTTCTCAGCAAATGATACCAAaccagaaaataataaaactgcaGAAACAATTGTGGAAAAACCAAAGGTGATGAAGCCTACTGTACAAGAAAAGCAAGTCATGCCCAAAGAAAGTGAAAAAGTAGAAGATGTAGAACGCACCAAGTTGGCAGTCAAACGTAAATTGAATTTGGAAGAATACAAGCGACGACGTGGAGACAAAAATATATCTCGCCAGACAGAAAGCAATACGATGTCAACAGAAACTGAAGCTGCTAATGCCTCCGGTGCATCGAGCATACAAGTGAAACATAGTCAGGAAGTAACCACCGTCGTGAAAACGCTTAGAAAtcagaataataaaaaacaacctATCGATCCTATAACCGAGGCTAAAAATAAGGTATTACGCATGCAAGAATTGAAACGAGCacagcaattaaaaattatagattCCACAATATCGGCAAAAGTACCGCGTGTCACAAAATTACCACCACTTAAGGACATTGTTAAGGACACCTACTGTGGCGGCAAAGACCGGCATAACCAAACTTCTACTGGCTCAAAACTGCACCCCGACTATGAAGAAGTGATTATTGTATCGGCTGGCAATAACACTGATATCAGTATACCACCGTTGAATATGCTACCAATTAATACTTGCGAGCGTTCACTTTTGAAATCCTCTGCATTGCTGTATAGTATGCCCAATGGGCTGCCTTCGAGTAGCTCCTTAATTGCCAGCATACAGGATGTTGTTGTACAAAAGGTTGTGGGACCGGAAAAGTCCAATTTGACGAATGGTGTCACAACACCGGTTTCCCAGAAAACACAGAAAACAGCCGAACAACATGGCGAAGATAAGGTTATTATGCATTTGCGCAAGGATAGAATACGACCGCGCACGGTCTCTATGGGCATACAGACCGATCCGCAACCAGGTTTTACATGTCTGCCGCCAATACCGCGCAAGCCGCGTGCTGAACGAAGTTATCGTAAGCATAGCGGTGGCAAAGCCATCGGAGATGACACCGATAGCGATGCGTCGTGCGATCGCTCGTATAATCGCCATCGTAATCGCAGTCGTAGCCCAATTAATCGTTCGCGTAGTCGTTCGATGGAAAGTTTAGCGTCGTCAACGGAACGTAGCGTTAATACACGTCAGTCTGATATGGCCGGTGGTTATTCGTCGCGAAGTAGTCGTCGGCATCGTAGTTCCATAAGTTCTTCCTATTCTGAGTCGGGACGTATGTCGCGCAATACACAACGCCAACCGCGTACCAGCTACAAGAAACGTACAAAAAAGTATGCACGCAACTCATCGGCATCGTCATCACAATCTTCGTCGGATAGGTCTGGTCGCAGTCGAAATCGCAGCCGCAGCCGCAGTCGCAGCCCATTTTACCGGCGTTCATATTCCAGATCACGTTCACGCTCGCGTTCAATTTCAGTTGCCAGCAGCCGCTTTAGAAAGCCGGGTGGAAACAAGAATTTCCCCGGTAATAATGTTTCACAACcag CTGTTGAAGAGCGTCGCATAGTTTATGTTGGACGTATTGAAGAGGAAACCACCAAGGAGATGCTGCGTCGCAAATTCTTACCTTATGGCACTATCAAGCAAATTTCGATACACTACAAAGACACGGG CATGAAATACGGTTTTGTAACATACGAGCGTTCACAAGACGCGTTCACCGTTATAGACAGCAGTGCACGTGATCCCACAATCAACATGTACGACATCAGTTTCGGTGGCAGGCGCGCCTTTTGCCGCTCTTCATACGCTGATTTAG ATAATGCCGGCATTAATACATATCATTCGATTGTATTTCCGAAAGTGGAAGCGCCACCCAAAGAGGAGGATTCCTTTGAGGCGCTATTGCAGAAAGTCAAAGCGAAAATGAGCGCTAATAAAGGCAGCGGTGGGGCGAATGCCAACAAAGCATGA